The genomic region tcattggtgtgtttgaagtttttttctttttgcaggttgaagaccacatttttggcatacacattatatattttatataatagttTATAAAATTTTGAGTAATGCAAATGCTACCCATAAAGCCAAACTAGAGAATGCATATTGGTTGCCTATGTCAAATTGATGAAATCGTTACATTTTTCAATCcctttaccctttcaaaaaaatattttttttagaatGTTCAATcttataataattaattttgattatttattttttcttcaaaGCGAAACAAAAGGCATCTATGAATATTTTAGCTGCTTCAAAAAAAATACAATTGACAAGTAAAAAGTATGAACTCCATAGAAACTAGTATTTTTCCCAGACTTTTTTTATTATATGGATCATCCAGGTATATAAGAGAATATCATACCCATGTTCTTTGAAAAAAAATATCACTACACTCATAGATTTTGTAAAAATTACTAATCCATGACTCACAACTCCTCTAATAACATGTAAGATTGGGTTAAAAATTCCCACCTATAATGCAAATcaataaaggaaaaaaaatataaataaaaaataataataataaaatctatTCTACTCAAAAAATTTAAAACTTACAATGAGCATGAGATTTATATTACAAAGAGAAGCCATTGGTTATAGAGGCCAAGGTGAGACTTAAGATACAATAATATTATGACAAGTGTTACCATTCTATGAGGTGGGACAATATGTGAAAACTCACAACAACTTAGTATCATTAAACCCCAACAAACTTATCACTAAGTAAACATTATATAGTGTAAAGAGGACCTAAGGGGATAAATAGCTAAGAAATGAACCGTCTAGATAAAGTACCTTTTTACACTAACATTAACGCTAAATATCATCAAATAACATTTTTTATAAATACTTCCTACACTTAGATCGATAGTGGGGAAAAATTAATTCTAGGGTGAATGAAAGATTCCTTAGCAAGGATAGTCCTTTTGAAGGTGAATAGGGCTCTTGAATTTTTCTACATAACTTGTGTGTGCATTTTTTTCCTATATACTTATTTTCTATTCAAATATCACCTCAtattttttcttctttccttttcttttatgATTTTGAATTTTGACTTTAAGAGCGTTAGATGACCTAGTAATCCCATATTACTAAGAAGATGTGAATATTTAGTACCAAGTATTAGGAAATATGATAAGGGATTAGATGAAACCAAATGGGTACCTACTCACTTTTCAAACTCCCATTACTAAGGAGAGTTGAGGAGACTTCCCTTGTCTTTTAAGTATCTATAAGCCAAGTTACCTAATGAGGATAAAACTAAGAAATTATAGTGACTGAGACGAGGATCAATTTAAATCTCAATACTAATGTATTCATATTGTTAGGAAAATAATAGGAATTCATCCATAATTTTATGATTAGGAAGTCTTATGACCTACAAGAGACCACTCATATATTAGTAACCTATGACTCTAACGAAGATGTTTTGTCCCCTTTGGCATGTGTTGGCATCAATGTCAAAATAATAAGACAAAGAGGTGATCTCTCTTTATGGTATACTTGATTGGTTTTATTCTTATAGCACAAGCGATGACTTGGTGTGACAAATATTTATGATCATATGTTTACAACGTTGTATATCTACAAGGGAATTATATTCTTGAGAAACTTGTTTACATATTGATCAATTCATTATTATATGAAATAGGTTTATATGACACTCAAAATTAAAGTTCAAAAGACTTTGAACATATAACATTTCCTAGTGGCACCTAAAGGTTAAAATGGTAACACTTCTTAAAGACTTTGAAATGTTAAATGGTTGTTATAAGGTTTGGTCACTTTATATGACAAGGCCTTGGGAGTATATTGTGCTTGAAGTTAATGGTAAATGATCCCATCAAAATGTATGGGACATTGTTTGTTATCGGCATTTTATGTGGGCACGAAGCATATGACATAAACATATCCAAGTGTAACTTGAAACTCATTTCTCTTATTTCATTTTGCGAAGAAACCCTCGAGCTAAGGCACGGGTTTTAGCTTGAAGGAAGTATAGAGGCACATGGTCTGAGGTGGCAACTCAGTTTTTCAATGACGGGAAGATTCATAACAGGTGTATCTTCTCCATTATTCTCGTTCTTGTTTCAAAATCTGAAAAGAAAagtttatctttctattttttCTATCGGATTTTGTTATTCATTCATAATAATGTGTTTTATATGTAGTACCATTCTTGTTAACTATCTCAAACTCTGGTATAGATTTCAGTTTTTCAGTAAGTTAAGGGTTTGTGTTTTTGTTAAGACTGTTGTGAAAAGTGTTTAATTTTCCtaaagaaaatgtcattttatcTTTCTTAGTCTGAAATTGTGTTAACAAGAAATATGTGATTTAGTTTTACTGAAACCCTTGTACAAGTTTCTTTCTTTACAGATAAAGATTACAAGTCTTTGTTTAGAAACTTGTGTAAACCCTTGTTAGGGTATGGAGTAAGATAATTTTATTTTGGGTTTTGTAATTGCAATATGAAACTTTATGGGTTTCCTTATCTGTGGTAAAGTTATATATATCCATATGGGTTTGTGTATTCTATGATGAGGGTTTAGATTCTATAACCCAACTTATGAGTAGTTTTTGCATACCCCTGTTTATTATTGAGTTATCATGTATTTTtgtagaaaatatatatatttgaaaccTTATGGTTCAACCTTTGTGTTATATGATTAATTTTCTATTATTACTCTTGTTAGAGTCTTGAATAACAAATTCTCTGTCATTTGTTAAGACATTGACACTCTGTTATTTAAAAGGCAGATGTGTGATAATGACAGTTGTTTTTCAGTTCAAATAGTTTGAACATTATATATGTATTGTGAAGGTTTTCAGATCTATGTGGTCGATTAAAAATACAAATCTTTTTGTTGTCCATTACTTTGCAAAGAAGTACAAAGAACATTTGCAGTATATTGTGAATAAATTTGACTACACTATATTACTGTGTATATTTCTCATGTGCACAATGGTATATTATATGTGAATGATCTGGTTCACTATATTATATTATAGTGTATATTTGCATATGCACAATGATGTATTGTATGTGAATCATTTGTACTATTGCTTCTAAATCTCAATTTGATATGAGATTAGAAGATGTTGAGAAAAGAAACAAAGATGAAACTAGTGAGGCATGGTAAAATCTATCAGTGAGATAGTATAGTCAATGAGACATAAGATTAGCCAGTGAGGCACTGTAAACAGAAAAGTATTCAGATTAAGCCAGTGAGGCATTTACGAGTGGTTTTTattccccaagagggttttccactcatgaaattccTTGTGTTAAATTTCATGGTTGTATGATATATTTGTCATATTCATTTTAATTGTTTGCTTCTATGGTTATTCAAGTAAATAAAAAATAAGCCATTTGAGGTGTTTAATTTTATAGCACATTgctagaacactaattcaccccctcaccccctctcttagtgttctttGTACTCCAACAAGATGAGAATCATAAATGAGCAACCAACTACACACAAAAGGATGAGATGAATAAAATTGGAATGTTCAAAGTGGGTTGTTTTGTcagattaattagaattaaattaaaaattaaaaattaaaaaaaaatatatgtttcttAAAGCTTCATGAAGTTACTTTTCAACATAAACTAAAATACCCAtaaacatttaataatttattcaaatatctatgcaattcaattaacaaaaaaaaattaaaatttcttctataaattatatttgattttaataaatgaaatatgttgctaaaaaaaaattttaaaaagactCTCTAAAATATGTGATAACATTACAAATATCACACATTGGCAACACTTAAAGACTCCAAACTAAGAATTAACAATGACCACATCTAAATctgatttaaaataatataataaaaaatagtatCATCCAAATCAATATGTTATAGTTTCACACACTCAATATCGAAATCGAAATGCAATCTAAATTGTGCACTTATTCACCTGTAACCTACAACAATTACAATCACACACTAAATAACTAAACTATCATGGGAATATTTGAAGATTCAATACAATATCCTTGAATTAAATCTTTGAATAGAATGAGTTTCATCCTCTTATTAAAATCCACAATAGATCCTAAAAATCTAATTTATCATGGGTCTCtggtattaaatattaaataaataatttgcaATCCCCTTCTTTCACCCATAGAAAATGTTGGAATGAATAATTAATCCatgaaatttaattaataaaaaatgggTCATTACAAGAATACAATTCATATGGGATTTGCTTTTTTTAAATGTAGCATTTCTTGGGGTTGAAGGCATTGACAATTCACCTATCTCCTCACCTTCTATAGTGTATAAGAAGAAGCTATCATTAACATTATTCTATTTAATAATGTATGAGGCTTTCttgtagatatgtatatgtattggtatgtgtgtgtgtgtttgtgtatttTTTAACTATTAAGTTTATTTGAAAATTCAAACCTTTCATTTTCTTATGTACTCCTAATCCCTTGTAAATTGTTAGAATTCTCAAAGTTTACGTGGGATGTGAgatttttccttttgagggaaaataAAAGTGATGTTCAATTTTTCATTCTCTTGAAAAtctaaataaatagaataattttcATATTGTTCAAGTAATTTTAGGATCATCAAATTTTGTTGTTCTAAATATGGTATTCATCACTCCTTTTCATTGAAATTATTTGTCACTCATTTCATCTTTGTCTacaaaatttttaatcatttcaatctAGAATTGGGTATTCCTCAATCATCATTTTTTCCATTGAAACTATATGGTGAAGGTTCATATGTAGATATCTCGTTCATTGTTGATTTCAATTTCTTCTACTTGTAAATGCAATAAAATGAGGGACAAAGGGTGGTCAAAAGAGATTTTTGAAGTGAAACAAGTGGATATGACATTTGTATGCTAATTAAATTCTACTTTATTTTGAGTAGTAACATCTTTAAATTTATGAAAAAAGGGTTAAAGGCCAAAAAGATAAAGTAAATTATAAAACCACTTGCatactcaatttattttaatgtAGCCATTAAATATTACAAAGTACTAAATACTTTCTTTGAAGAATCCCACCACCAAAGAAACCTCTACACACACTAATTTGTTGATACTAGAGTTTCATCATATCCACAACTTTCTTCCAAGCAGGGCAAGAAGAGATTCTTGCCATGTATTCACATACATTTTTGGAGGTTATAACTTCTCCCTCACTAGCTAGACAAATTTTAGTAgaattttgataagattgaaatagATGTTTGAAATTACCTACAAATAAATAGAGGAGAAAATTAAAATGATTTctcaaaagataaataaaataatattattttaatttatttcccTCTAAAATAAGCCCCCATAAAGAATTTTTAAAACCTCCACTTGATCATTAACTAGCTTTAGGCAACAAAGAATGTTCTTCTTCCACCCACTTCAACTAGTTATGAATAATTATGATATGCTCCTCCAAATAACTAATTTAATAACTCCtaaattagataaataaataaaatataatttttagaaCTTCCCACCAAAATtgctttttaaaatttttattataaGTTTTACCTAATTCTTTACTAAATATAGGAAATAATTTCCTTATGCAAGCTATTAAAATAATAAGGTGTCACATGATCTTAAAAGTTGTTAATTGCCTCATGAGGAATCTAACACCTTATTTtaggtaataataataataataataataataataataataataataataataataataataataataataataataataataaaaaataaaaaataaaaaataaaaaaaattaacaaatttaatatttagttgacctccATTAATCTTAAAGATATAGTTCATCATGGGtccaatattatatattaaataaaatatttcacaattaTTTTATATAGAAAATGTTGGAATGAATAATTTGtctataaaattaaattaattaagaatgagacaTAACAAGAATGTAATTCATgtgatctttctttcttcttttttttaagcaTTTCTTAAAGTGGAAGGCATTGAAAATTTCACAAATCTTCTCACCTttcataatatataaaataaaagtatCATTGACATTGTCTtataaacaataaatgaaatttttatatatataactaTTTAAGCTTCTCTTTCTAAATATTAAGTTCCAAACTTCTATTGGTTGGAAGTCTCCCAATTCTAAATAATTTTGTTGAAATTGCTCAACACTCACTTCATCATTGTCTAGAAGATTTTCGATCATTTCAATCTAGAATTGGGCTATTTCTCAATCATCATTTTGTCTATTGGAACTACTTGGTCATGGTTCATGTGTAGATACCTCATTCTTCACTGATTTCAATATCTTTTACTTGTAAAAGCAATCAAAAGGAGGACAAATGGTGGTCAAAGGAGATATTTTAAGCGAAACAAATGCATATGCCTTATGCAATTTTCAGATTCGTATGCTAATTGGATTCCTACTTTATCTTGAGTAGCAACATCTCAAGATTTAAGGGAAAAAAACTAAACACCAAAAAGCTCGAGGCCATCAAGCAGCCAAGCATATTCGATTTATTTAATGCTGCAGTTAAAACCTACAAAGTACTAAATACTTTCTTTGAAGAAACCCAACACCAAAGAAACCTAAACACACGAATTTGATGATATTAGAGTTTCATCGCCTCTGCAACTTTCTTCCAAGCAGGGCGAGAAGAGATGTCTTCCCACCATGTCTTCACATGCACTCTGGAGGTTACAACTTCTCCCTGTCCAGCTAGATTCACAAGGGCGTGGATATATGATAGATGTTGAAGATCAGCCAAGCTAAAGAAAGACCCGGCTAAGTACTTGCTCTTTGAAAGTCTTTCTTCATAAATGTCCAGCACGTTACTCAACTTTTTAAGGCTGCTATCCACTACTGCTTGGTCTGTCTTTCCTCCAATCATGGGGACGATCAGGATCTGAAACACCACTTCAGAGCAGGGAGCAGTAAATGATTGTGATTCCACATGAGACCATTGCTCTACCATGGCTTGCTCTCCTATTGTACTTCCCAACAGATTGGTCCCTTGCCCCTCGTACTTCTTTGCTAGATATTTGACAATGGCTCTCGACTCTGCCCAAAAGCAATTGCATGTCAGTTACATATTAGCAAAATTCAGGATACCTCCATTCTTCATGAAGTAGGTAGAATTCTCTGAGTTAAGATTTGATGATTATACAAGGTAAATGCAAAGAGATTCTAGAGTGgacttttaaattcaaaattatagTTCAGATAACTTTGTGATAAGtcatttaaaatcatattaataaatgGATTTTATCAATATGCAGTGTAATTTTAGATAAGATACTTAAACAGATTAAAACTGAAAATATGCTATTTAAATATATTTGTGAACAGTTTACTGAAATAGTTAAATCTAGTGGCATTGGCTTTACCGAATAAGGTGAGATCTCCATCTTGAATGACAGGAACTTGTCCAAATGGCTGCAACACCATCAAAAGATCAGTTAAAATAGCAAAGTGCAGTCCTAAGATTCGTTTGCCAATATATGGAATTTATTCTAATTTTcagaacataaaaaataaaacaaggaCACCCACATAGCGCTTaatcaccagatctacaaactcaTTGCTCAAACAAATCTATTATCATAAAATAGAAAATTTAAGCAGgaaatgatataattgagaaatTACAACCTAATTTGTATTGTGCTTAATTAGCGGCACAGATTTTGTTATAAACTAAATTCGATATTTGGCATGTGATAGATTCTACAAGATGATATTTAAGCTTGTCACTTTCAAGCTGGTGCTAAACAGAAGATTTTCTATTTGTAAAAAGTGGTCAATGAAGATGGTACCTCATATCTGCTGTAAAATGGTATTGTTAGTGACAATattgaaataataataaaacacCCACAAAGCATACAAGAAAATATTTCTAATCTACTTATACATCGATCAGATTCAAGAGATAAATCATAGAAGAGGGTGTTCTGAAATGGTATTCTCAGCAATGATATCAAAGCAAAACATCCACAAATCACATAAGAAAATACTTATAATCTATTTTAATAACTAAGAGAAGATCCAAAAGATAAAATATAGAAGAATTAAATGTAAAACAAAATGGCAAAGGCCGTATAGAACTTGTACCCTAAAGTGAAATGGATTGGTTTTACTTACATTGAGAGCCAGAAAGGGAGGTTGCTTGTGAGCGCCCTTAGAGAGATCTACAATGACAAACTCATACTCCAAGTCCTTCTCATTTAAACAAGCACGCACCATTGCAGTTGCAGTGGACAACTGATAGCCATGAACTTTGATCATAGCCATTGCAGTTGCTGAAACACGCGATGATAACAACTCCATGAGCTCGGTGAACAATTTTTATAGGTAAACAATCTCTCTGACAAATTCCTTTCCTTACATAAACTAATATAAATCTTTAATGAATGATATCGTTGACTTAAAGTGATGATGTGCATCTAATAAAATTTCAATGCGTTTGGCTCAAGAAAAGGATTTGAAACAATTAAAAATACTGTTACGTCATGCCTCACGCAAGAAAGGATTTCTTAATGATTATAGAGGATTTTTAAACGCTTTTGGATAAAGGATTTGAAATAAATAACAATACTATACCGTCATCCCTACGTAAGAAAGGATTTCTATCAGATTTGGTCAATGAGTCTGAGTAAGGAAGGATTTTGTTAGGGTTCAGAGCTCCCTAAAGCATTTGGACTTCAGACTGTTTTGAGCtgattgcatttatttatttatttatttttttgttgttttt from Cryptomeria japonica chromosome 3, Sugi_1.0, whole genome shotgun sequence harbors:
- the LOC131027883 gene encoding glutathione S-transferase 3, producing the protein MAMIKVHGYQLSTATAMVRACLNEKDLEYEFVIVDLSKGAHKQPPFLALNPFGQVPVIQDGDLTLFESRAIVKYLAKKYEGQGTNLLGSTIGEQAMVEQWSHVESQSFTAPCSEVVFQILIVPMIGGKTDQAVVDSSLKKLSNVLDIYEERLSKSKYLAGSFFSLADLQHLSYIHALVNLAGQGEVVTSRVHVKTWWEDISSRPAWKKVAEAMKL